CTTAATCTCAGTCCTGGTCACTTTTACTTTTTCAATACGATTTTTCTCAACAGATAAAACTTCAAATTTGAACTGCTCATACTCTACTATTTCACCTGGCTCAGGAATGGTTCCAAGGCTGGAATAAATCAGGCCCCCTATGGAATCAAAATCACGCTCTTCAGCGAATTCAATTCCCAAAACTGCAGCGACGTCATCCAGATGAGTTGATGCTTCTATTACAAAGACGTGCTTCTCTAGCTCAACAATCTCGGAATTCTCATCGGACTCATCGAGTTCATCCTTTAGATCACCCAAAACTTCTTCAATGATATCTTCCACCGCTATCATTCCAGAGAAACCACCATATTCATCTACAACAATGGCTAACTTTTGTTTTTCCTTCTGCATTTCTCTCAGGAGGTCATCAACATACTGATGTTCAGGAACAAACATTGCCTGCCTGGCGAGACGCTCAAGATTAATGCGTTGTGAGCTGCTATGCAGATAGGGTAAAATATCTTTTATGAAGACAATACCCTTTATCTGATCAATCTGATCTTTGTAGAGGGGATACTTTGAGTAGCCACTCTGTCTAATGAGAGTTAAAACTTCATCGCGACTCATCTCAGTATGCAGCATGAACACATCTGGTCGTGGTATCATTATTTCCTTGGCTTGTGTATCACCAAATTGAATAATGGAGTGAATCATTTCTTTTTCTTCCTCTCCAATAACACCCTGATCCTGTCCCAATTCCACCAGTTCTTTGATTTCTTCATCTGAGGTGAAGTTTTCCTCTGGTTGAATTCCCGTAATGGTTACCATCTTTTCCACAAGGTTATAGACAACCTGCGCGATGGGTGAAAACAACTTGAAAATGATGGAGAGGATACCAACTATTCTGGATGCAAATCCCAATGAATGCCGCATTGCCAAAACCTTTGGTGTGATCTCACCTATAATGACCAATATAATGGTGAGAATAATGGTCTCTGCAACCAGGGCAAGAACTTGGTTCACGCCGCTTTTGCTGGCGATTTCGGTTGTAATCAAAGCAGCCATGGAGGCCAGGGCAACATTGACTATGGTATTGCCAGTCAATACGGTGATGAGTAATCGTTTAGGCGTTGCCAATAGGCGTACTATGAGTCTGGAGGATGGAGCCAGATCATGCTTTAATTTTTCAAGATCATTTCTTTTAAGATTAAATAGTGCAGTTTCAGATCCTGAAAAAAAGGCAGACATTCCCAATAGGAGAATAAATACAACTAATTGCCAGACGAGAGTGGACTCGAAGAATTCTGAAAACTCCATTAAGTATCCAGGTCCATAAGTTTTTTAATATATTGATTCTCTAAATCAGTCATTTGCTCTTTAGCTGTTGCTGTATCATCCTCGTATCCACATAAATGCAAACAACCGTGAATGAGAACTCTCAATAACTCAATGTCCAATTTCGTGTTATAGGAAATGGCATTGTCCACAATCTGCTCATATGAGAGATAAATCTCCCCCTCAATATTTTCATCGGGGTCATTCAAATTAAAAGCGATGACATCCGTATAAACATCCTTCTCAAAATATTCTTTTTTCATGAGACGGAGATCATCTTTTCCCAGAAATATTACGTTCACATATTCAAAGGTTTTATGCTCAGTTGCCAGCACTTCACCCACACAGGCAATGAATTGAGGAGCGTCCACCCCGCCAGGCGGGTCGATAATGTCAATTTTCATGGATAAGGTGGGTAGTATCTTGGCGTGATTTA
This portion of the Candidatus Neomarinimicrobiota bacterium genome encodes:
- a CDS encoding HlyC/CorC family transporter, with amino-acid sequence MEFSEFFESTLVWQLVVFILLLGMSAFFSGSETALFNLKRNDLEKLKHDLAPSSRLIVRLLATPKRLLITVLTGNTIVNVALASMAALITTEIASKSGVNQVLALVAETIILTIILVIIGEITPKVLAMRHSLGFASRIVGILSIIFKLFSPIAQVVYNLVEKMVTITGIQPEENFTSDEEIKELVELGQDQGVIGEEEKEMIHSIIQFGDTQAKEIMIPRPDVFMLHTEMSRDEVLTLIRQSGYSKYPLYKDQIDQIKGIVFIKDILPYLHSSSQRINLERLARQAMFVPEHQYVDDLLREMQKEKQKLAIVVDEYGGFSGMIAVEDIIEEVLGDLKDELDESDENSEIVELEKHVFVIEASTHLDDVAAVLGIEFAEERDFDSIGGLIYSSLGTIPEPGEIVEYEQFKFEVLSVEKNRIEKVKVTRTEIK
- the ybeY gene encoding rRNA maturation RNase YbeY, whose product is MKIDIIDPPGGVDAPQFIACVGEVLATEHKTFEYVNVIFLGKDDLRLMKKEYFEKDVYTDVIAFNLNDPDENIEGEIYLSYEQIVDNAISYNTKLDIELLRVLIHGCLHLCGYEDDTATAKEQMTDLENQYIKKLMDLDT